In one Mesorhizobium australicum genomic region, the following are encoded:
- a CDS encoding MotA/TolQ/ExbB proton channel family protein has protein sequence MALFKSADIDGLGSAYDPQKLSSPQVFLLSMLVFLAIAGFVAAILYRQISAAFVTNPGLNGLILGVLTVGILLAFVQVGRLFREVKWVNSFRAGSETTEPVLLAPMKALLSRSSAMTLTTNSMRSILDSIATRLDESRDISRYLIGLLVFLGLLGTFWGLLGTIGSIGQTIQSLDPGSGDANDVLNSLKAGLSAPLSGMGTAFSSSLFGLAGSLILGFLDLQAGRAQTRFYTELENWLSTVTDLGSDFAIDPSKAGTSDEIRALSERLRMIQESGGSNQRVATAMASLAEGISGLVKNMRNEQQMMRDWIEAQSDEQKRLRETLERVAAGLDKRKAN, from the coding sequence ATGGCATTGTTCAAATCTGCCGATATTGACGGTTTGGGCAGTGCATACGATCCCCAGAAACTCTCCTCTCCCCAGGTCTTCCTCCTGTCGATGCTGGTGTTCCTGGCGATCGCTGGCTTCGTCGCCGCGATCCTTTACCGGCAGATCTCGGCCGCATTCGTCACCAATCCCGGCCTGAACGGCCTCATCCTAGGCGTGCTCACCGTCGGCATACTGCTCGCCTTCGTGCAGGTCGGCCGGCTGTTTCGCGAAGTGAAGTGGGTGAATTCGTTCCGCGCCGGCAGCGAGACCACCGAGCCTGTTCTGCTCGCGCCGATGAAAGCGCTGTTGAGCCGCTCGTCCGCGATGACGCTCACCACCAACTCGATGCGGTCGATCCTTGATTCCATCGCGACCCGGCTGGACGAGAGCCGCGACATTTCGCGTTACCTGATCGGCCTGCTGGTGTTCCTCGGCCTGCTCGGCACGTTCTGGGGCCTGCTCGGCACAATCGGCTCGATCGGCCAGACGATCCAGTCGCTCGACCCTGGCTCGGGCGATGCGAACGATGTGCTCAATTCGCTGAAGGCGGGCCTGTCGGCGCCGCTGTCTGGCATGGGCACCGCGTTTTCATCCTCGCTGTTCGGTCTCGCCGGTTCGCTCATCCTCGGCTTCCTCGACCTGCAGGCCGGCCGCGCGCAGACGCGCTTCTACACCGAGCTCGAGAACTGGCTCTCCACGGTGACCGACCTCGGCTCGGACTTCGCCATCGATCCGTCGAAGGCCGGCACGTCCGACGAGATCCGCGCGCTGTCCGAGCGTCTGCGGATGATCCAGGAATCCGGCGGTTCGAACCAGCGCGTGGCGACCGCGATGGCGAGCCTCGCCGAGGGCATCTCCGGCCTCGTCAAGAACATGCGCAACGAGCAGCAGATGATGCGCGACTGGATCGAAGCCCAGTCCGACGAGCAGAAGCGCCTGCGCGAGACGCTGGAGCGTGTTGCCGCCGGCCTCGACAAGCGGAAAGCCAACTGA